The following are from one region of the Rhipicephalus microplus isolate Deutch F79 chromosome 1, USDA_Rmic, whole genome shotgun sequence genome:
- the LOC142770739 gene encoding uncharacterized protein LOC142770739 produces the protein MTNHKDRASRKRKRAAIAACRARAAAAFSHHSRKANSPESNREQRQSAACTPCLDDSGFAREDDATSEYWDNFGIVEESLPGLSLETSVTTQPEEPIITGRRVVSLAHFVNAVRSLDDHSCPKLTGRFALVKERRVGLWSELTFTCSECQEIRKLTTDPVTEPTSLTDKANVGVNDAAVWAFMSIGSGHSQFEEAMAVMEIPAMSKGAFLRREESLGKCWKTVLFDQMIKAGKEEKKLAEEAGAFCEDGITPYITVIVDGGWSHRSHGHRYSANSGVAVIIGERTKKLLYLGVRNKLCSTCEHYSRTGKGKKDHVCYKNWNQSSGAMESDIIVEGFQRSVEMHGVEYRTFIGDGDSSVLHQILTKVEYGRFVKKRECANHVVKCYTTRLYGIAKETKGSSAFLSGPRIKRLKNGARKAIKHYANILRDVQGTAQKQRAQKADLTRQLAGDLINGPKHVFGCHDSCKDYFCDGTKGDNIYDGMPKVLQMKIVTAANIIAEKADRLVTDDTSNLAEAVMALVAKLSGGKQINRCQKGSYEHRCYGAGLSFQLGPQWHCTTSKAVTCKSPAAVLKRYASKKTAQKAKKESLRRKLFEENGHQQHKRKESTVNDSMIHYGPNCQQPDMPPEQYAEKERAVLASLQVNEKQQMEIEKATRGQADNPTWHFERNMRLTASNFYAVCRRREWTPCDTLVKTLLYKKNFTSAALEHGRQQERVALRLYEQEMETAVQPCGLFVYPEYGFLAASPDGLIASDGIVEVKCPFTSNYMEPSEAAKKYNQRSQCQQWKALRHHTSGPIQPIPCPARPFDHIDLHGPLPFLAFGNRWIVVAVH, from the exons ATGACAAATCATAAGGATAGAGCTTCACGGAAGAGGAAGAGAGCCGCCATCGCGGCATGTCGAGCAcgggcagcagctgcattttcacacCATTCAAG GAAGGCGAATTCGCCGGAGAGCAACAGAGAGCAACGCCAAAGCGCCGCCTGTACGCCATGCTTGGACGACAGTGGTTTTGCCAGAGAGGATGACGCAACGTCTGAATACTGGGACAATTTCGGCATCGTCGAGGAGTCGCTGCCGGGCCTGAGTCTGGAGACAAGCGTCACAACTCAGCCAGAGGAGCCGATCATCACCGGAAGACGAGTTGTGTCGCTGGCCCATTTCGTGAACGCTGTTCGTAGTCTCGACGACCACAGCTGTCCTAAGCTGACTGGACGTTTTGCACTCGTGAAAGAACGGAGAGTGGGGCTCTGGTCGGAGCTCACTTTTACCTGCAGTGAATGTCAGGAAATCAGAAAGTTGACGACTGACCCCGTCACAGAACCAACGTCCCTCACTGACAAAGCAAACGTAGGAGTCAATGATGCTGCTGTTTGGGCATTCATGAGTATCGGATCGGGCCACTCGCAGTTCGAGGAAGCAATGGCAGTCATGGAAATTCCTGCTATGAGCAAAGGGGCTTTTCTACGCCGGGAGGAGTCCCTGGGAAAG tgCTGGAAAACCGTCCTTTTTGACCAAATGATAAAAgccggaaaagaagaaaaaaaactcgcgGAAGAAGCTGGGGCTTTCTGTGAGGATGGCATAACCCCCTATATTACAGTGATTGTCGATGGTGGGTGGTCACACCGCAGTCATGGACACCGGTATTCCGCCAACTCTGGTGTCGCTGTGATTATAGGAGAACGCACGAAGAAGCTCCTCTACCTAGGAGTACGAAACAAGCTGTGCAGTACCTGTGAGCACTATTCTAGGACGGGAAAGGGCAAGAAAGACCATGTGTGCTACAAGAATTGGAACCAAAGCTCAGGGGCAATGGAGTCGGATATTATCGTTGAAGGCTTCCAGAGAAGCGTGGAAATGCATGGTGTGGAATACCGGACATTCATAGGAGACGGGGATTCGTCCGTTTTACATCAGATACTCACGAAAGTGGAGTACGGGCGCTTTGTAAAAAAGAGGGAATGTGCAAACCATGTTGTGAAATGTTACACCACTCGGCTCTATGGCATAGCCAAAGAAACAAAGGGCAGTTCAGCTTTCCTAAGTGGCCCTAGGATTAAGCGGTTAAAGAATGGTGCACGGAAGGCCATAAAGCACTACGCAAACATTCTTAGAGATGTACAGGGTACTGCACAAAAGCAGCGTGCCCAGAAAGCCGACCTTACGCGCCAGCTTGCGGGTGACCTAATAAATGGCCCAAAACATGTTTTTGGTTGCCACGACAGTTGCAAAGACTACTTCTGTGATGGCACCAAAGGTGACAACATTTATGATGGCATGCCTAAGGTGCTACAAATGAAAATAGTTACCGCTGCCAATATAATTGCCGAAAAAGCTGACCGTCTTGTGACAGATGATACAAGTAATCTTGCCGAGGCAGTCATGGCACTGGTAGCCAAACTATCTGGTGGtaaacagatcaacagatgtcaaAAGGGCTCTTATGAACACCGCTGTTATGGAGCTGGGCTCAGCTTTCAGCTGGGGCCACAGTGGCACTGCACCACATCCAAGGCTGTAACCTGCAAGAGCCCCGCAGCCGTCTTGAAGCGCTACGCAAGCAAGAAGACGGctcagaaagcaaaaaaagagtctctcagaagaaaactgtttgaagaaaatggccaccagcagcatAAGCGCAAGGAGTCTACGGTGAACGACTCAATGATTCATTATGGTCCGAATTGCCAGCAGCCAGACATGCCACCAGAGCAATATGCCGAGAAAGAACGGGCTGTTTTAGCAAGCCTGCAGGTGAATGAGAAACAGCAGatggaaattgagaaggctactcGAGGACAGGCTGATAATCCTACATGGcattttgaaagaaacatgcgcCTAACGGCGTCGAATTTCTATGCAGTATGCCGAAGGAGGGAGTGGACACCGTGTGACACGCTCGTGAAGACCCTGCTCTATAAAAAAAATTTCACCAGTGCCGCTCTTGAGCATGGAAGACAACAGGAGCGTGTTGCACTCCGGTTATACGAGCAAGAAATGGAAACTGCTGTGCAACCTTGCGGATTATTTGTTTACCCAGAGTACGGATTCTTGGCGGCGTCGCCAGACGGATTAATTGCGAGCGACGGTATCGTGGAGGTGAAGTGCCCATTCACTTCGAATTACATGGAGCCATCCGAGGCAGCTAAAAAGTACAATCAAAGGAGCCAA TGCCAACAATGGAAAGCTCTGCGTCATCAcacctctggtccgatccagccaatcccttgcccagcgAGGCCTTTCGACCACATTGACCTGCACGGACCTCTTCCATTCCTGGCTTTCGGAAACCGCTGGATCGTTGTCGCTGTCCACTag